The Chryseolinea soli genome contains a region encoding:
- a CDS encoding HAD family hydrolase, which produces MDFSSVRLVASDMDGTLLNTKHELSPDFFTVFNRMRSKDILFSAASGRQYQNLYNCFPGIQDDIIFIAENGSYVMHQGKELHLQQMDRDLTREILKRIKALPNLLTILCGKESAYIDNDDPAFVARLSMYYDAYAIVDNIADVDDDEFLKIAICDLSGAEQNSYSHFLEYQDDLQVKVSGNVWIDLSHKLAHKGRALDIVQKKFGVAREHTMVFGDYLNDVEMMGEAHFSFAMENAHPEVKHAAKFMTRSNDDRGVLSILEQL; this is translated from the coding sequence ATGGATTTTTCATCAGTAAGACTTGTAGCCTCCGATATGGATGGCACCCTTCTCAACACCAAACACGAATTAAGTCCCGATTTCTTTACGGTATTCAATCGAATGCGTTCGAAGGATATTTTATTCTCTGCCGCCAGCGGAAGGCAATACCAGAATCTTTATAACTGTTTTCCGGGCATCCAGGACGACATCATTTTCATCGCCGAGAATGGCAGTTATGTGATGCATCAGGGCAAAGAACTTCACCTCCAGCAAATGGATCGGGATCTTACCCGCGAGATCCTGAAGCGCATAAAAGCACTTCCGAACCTACTGACGATCCTTTGCGGTAAGGAGAGCGCCTACATCGACAACGACGATCCCGCCTTTGTTGCGCGTCTGTCCATGTATTATGACGCATACGCCATCGTAGACAACATCGCAGACGTCGATGATGATGAATTTCTCAAGATCGCCATCTGCGATTTATCCGGCGCCGAGCAAAATAGCTATTCTCACTTTTTAGAATATCAGGATGACCTGCAGGTAAAAGTGTCTGGCAACGTATGGATCGACCTTTCACATAAGCTGGCTCACAAGGGAAGGGCGCTCGATATCGTGCAGAAAAAATTTGGGGTCGCCCGTGAACACACCATGGTATTCGGCGACTACCTCAACGATGTTGAAATGATGGGCGAAGCACACTTTAGCTTTGCTATGGAAAATGCCCACCCCGAAGTGAAGCACGCCGCGAAGTTTATGACCCGCAGCAACGACGATCGTGGTGTGCTGAGTATACTGGAACAACTGTAG
- a CDS encoding Ig-like domain-containing protein — protein MKKNHKTLSFLGKCMLISSILWIQSCSKDDEVVPQNVDSQITFSNITAAMEVWNNVPISLTVSDDMGIASVEYLVDGVSIAKLTQSPFTDATWDASQASDGVHTVKVIVTDGQGNKTEKEVTVTVKNTLLTVDIAANQLDSNERGFVFLSDENGNLIASTEYTNSNDIVLKSPTFMGTKFFLTEVLMKNYSGQNEVRLWTYAEIGRGQAWKVLDDRDTDDDTNVGEASLTLTNAVTNSIYDIYSNAREQTELDDSRTTGSIHLGTTPSKLYVTRRTQDSGTPLGYALFPNVVVGNNTLNLNQVNQPLSKLTATLPEGASYASVYVKAYPTLNDYTHPYALGTFSNGGSNSGVESFDIYYPGTAFAAYYSIIEMGGDDLSYYSGSHTNIFSVTEITNTVSFGFANEKLTYSAAGDFVFISTFFESADSEWYLILPEGSNKVVPALKLPDPLKAFDIPAFGSPESYQVYKYDGVDNYNALKSFISTSSYSLDELYDDGKNFTEITYWNLPANGRSKKSNKKHSLSTALRK, from the coding sequence ATGAAAAAAAACCACAAAACATTATCGTTTCTTGGCAAATGCATGCTCATCAGTTCAATTCTTTGGATTCAATCCTGTAGTAAGGATGATGAAGTTGTACCACAGAACGTAGACTCTCAAATCACATTTTCAAACATTACGGCGGCGATGGAGGTGTGGAATAATGTTCCCATTTCGCTGACGGTGTCGGACGATATGGGAATTGCTTCCGTAGAATATCTCGTGGACGGCGTTTCGATCGCCAAGCTGACCCAGTCGCCTTTTACAGACGCGACCTGGGATGCCAGCCAGGCCAGCGACGGCGTGCACACTGTTAAAGTAATTGTTACCGATGGGCAGGGAAACAAAACTGAGAAGGAAGTTACCGTAACGGTGAAGAATACCCTGCTGACCGTTGATATCGCAGCCAATCAATTGGACAGCAATGAGCGCGGTTTTGTTTTCCTTTCCGATGAAAATGGCAATCTCATTGCCTCTACGGAATACACCAACAGCAATGATATTGTATTGAAATCGCCGACCTTTATGGGAACGAAGTTCTTTCTCACCGAAGTACTGATGAAGAATTACAGCGGACAAAACGAGGTAAGACTGTGGACGTACGCCGAAATTGGAAGAGGACAAGCCTGGAAAGTTTTGGATGATAGAGACACCGATGACGATACGAATGTCGGGGAGGCGAGCCTTACCTTGACAAACGCGGTAACCAACTCCATTTATGATATCTATTCCAATGCGCGGGAGCAGACGGAGCTGGACGACTCCCGCACCACCGGATCGATCCACCTGGGGACGACGCCGAGTAAGTTGTACGTTACACGTCGCACCCAAGACAGTGGCACGCCCCTTGGATATGCGCTCTTCCCCAATGTGGTGGTTGGCAATAATACACTTAATCTAAACCAGGTCAACCAGCCGTTGTCGAAACTGACCGCTACGCTGCCGGAAGGGGCATCGTACGCTTCTGTCTACGTGAAGGCCTATCCGACACTTAATGACTACACCCACCCCTATGCGTTGGGAACCTTTTCCAATGGCGGTAGCAACAGCGGCGTCGAGTCCTTTGATATTTACTATCCGGGAACGGCCTTTGCAGCTTACTATTCTATCATAGAAATGGGCGGTGATGATCTCAGCTATTACAGCGGAAGCCATACCAATATTTTCTCCGTTACCGAGATCACCAACACCGTTTCGTTTGGTTTTGCCAATGAAAAGCTCACGTATAGCGCTGCCGGTGATTTTGTTTTTATCTCGACATTTTTTGAATCGGCAGATTCGGAGTGGTATTTGATCCTTCCGGAAGGAAGCAATAAAGTGGTGCCGGCCTTAAAACTACCCGATCCGTTGAAGGCTTTCGATATCCCCGCTTTTGGTTCACCCGAATCCTATCAAGTTTATAAGTATGATGGCGTCGATAATTATAACGCCTTGAAATCGTTTATCAGCACCTCGTCCTACAGCCTCGACGAGTTGTATGACGATGGCAAGAATTTTACGGAAATTACCTATTGGAATCTTCCTGCCAACGGCCGGTCGAAGAAGTCGAACAAAAAGCATTCGTTGAGCACTGCCCTTAGAAAATAG
- a CDS encoding ABC transporter permease, producing the protein MKQSFIANTRSEIIKCGNSAALWLTLGGAAFIPVINIIKTLAKPDYFLPKFQQDPWGTWLDHNWQIAAGFFLTMYIICVTSLVVQIEYRNHGWKQLFASPRSFADIYFSKVLTILLIIAKCFVLFNIFVVLSGYVTGLLNSGYEFLNRDIPWGSLVGMTAKMFTSILSMTAIQYVLSLRFKNFIIPMGIGLALFTTGFMIRQWELIDYYPYMHPFLVYFKNPGLPSGSGDKALMHSVVGCFLVLAIGYLDMLTWKERG; encoded by the coding sequence ATGAAACAGAGCTTTATCGCCAACACCCGCAGCGAAATTATTAAATGTGGAAATTCGGCTGCACTCTGGCTTACCCTGGGAGGGGCGGCATTCATCCCCGTGATCAACATCATTAAGACCCTTGCCAAACCGGACTACTTTCTGCCGAAATTTCAGCAGGATCCCTGGGGTACATGGCTCGACCATAACTGGCAGATCGCTGCAGGCTTTTTCCTGACGATGTATATCATTTGTGTGACGAGCCTGGTTGTCCAGATCGAGTATCGGAACCACGGATGGAAGCAGTTATTTGCATCACCACGCAGTTTTGCGGACATCTATTTCTCCAAGGTGCTGACCATCCTGCTGATCATCGCGAAATGTTTCGTACTGTTCAACATCTTCGTTGTCTTATCCGGATATGTTACAGGACTCCTCAATTCAGGATATGAATTTTTAAATCGCGACATCCCTTGGGGCAGCTTAGTAGGGATGACGGCTAAGATGTTCACCTCAATTTTGTCCATGACCGCGATACAATATGTGCTGAGCCTCAGGTTTAAAAACTTTATCATCCCAATGGGCATAGGGCTTGCGCTGTTCACGACAGGGTTCATGATCCGCCAGTGGGAGTTGATCGACTATTACCCTTATATGCACCCTTTCCTGGTGTACTTCAAGAATCCCGGACTGCCCAGCGGATCAGGTGATAAAGCTTTGATGCATTCTGTTGTTGGATGTTTTCTGGTGCTGGCCATCGGTTACCTTGATATGCTGACCTGGAAGGAGCGGGGGTAA
- a CDS encoding FG-GAP repeat domain-containing protein: MVFLDVDGDRDLDAILALESEPNRLYLNDGKGKFTWKKGAFAEEKHDSEHVRIADFNNDRIADIIFVAEDDQTHEYYLGKGDGTFIDVSDRLPAKSEANGLDVGDVNGDGLPDIVVGNSGSKAQDFLWINNLEKPGYFIDHTTDGLPASEDQTQAVKLADLNGDGTLDLVVGNEVPPNRLFFNDGKGKFTEHPEKLELLVPLHTRDVLVFDANRDGHADILFVNLTNNGGQWDKDPTARLLINDGKGNFKDETAKRIPAQKLSSYSGAIVDFNHDGYADIILSAIKTPPFEAAQVQALQNDGKGVFTNVTSKVIPGTTVSRGWGIAVGDVNGDGVLDLMIGGWGAQVRLLLGKK, translated from the coding sequence GTGGTTTTCCTGGATGTGGATGGTGATCGTGACCTGGATGCGATCCTGGCGCTGGAATCGGAACCCAACCGCTTATACCTCAACGATGGTAAAGGAAAATTTACCTGGAAAAAAGGTGCTTTTGCAGAGGAGAAACACGATTCAGAACATGTGCGGATAGCCGATTTCAACAACGATCGTATAGCCGACATTATTTTTGTAGCAGAAGACGACCAGACACACGAGTATTACCTCGGCAAAGGCGACGGTACTTTCATTGACGTAAGCGACCGCCTCCCGGCCAAAAGCGAAGCGAATGGCCTGGACGTGGGGGATGTGAACGGCGATGGACTCCCCGATATTGTTGTAGGCAATTCCGGTTCCAAAGCACAGGATTTTTTATGGATCAACAACCTGGAAAAACCTGGGTACTTTATTGATCACACCACCGACGGTCTACCCGCCAGCGAAGATCAAACCCAGGCCGTAAAACTGGCTGATTTAAATGGTGATGGTACGCTGGATTTGGTAGTTGGCAATGAGGTGCCCCCGAATCGTCTGTTTTTTAACGACGGCAAGGGAAAGTTTACAGAGCACCCGGAAAAACTTGAACTGCTGGTGCCGTTGCATACCCGCGATGTGCTGGTGTTTGATGCGAACCGGGACGGGCATGCGGATATTCTATTTGTTAACCTTACCAACAACGGTGGCCAATGGGATAAGGATCCTACAGCCCGTTTGCTGATCAATGACGGCAAGGGAAATTTTAAGGATGAAACAGCCAAAAGAATTCCAGCACAGAAATTATCCAGCTATTCGGGTGCGATTGTAGATTTTAACCACGACGGTTACGCGGATATTATTCTAAGTGCAATTAAAACACCACCCTTTGAAGCTGCCCAGGTACAGGCCTTGCAGAATGATGGCAAGGGCGTATTTACCAATGTAACCAGTAAGGTAATCCCAGGCACAACGGTATCGCGTGGCTGGGGCATTGCTGTGGGAGATGTGAACGGTGATGGTGTACTGGATTTGATGATTGGCGGCTGGGGAGCGCAGGTGCGTTTGCTGCTTGGAAAAAAATAA
- a CDS encoding sterol desaturase family protein, giving the protein MEILETLRNELTGFFSIDGLVEIIRSGDYHSLRTWKGIQTALSPLIPFIVIIEILLAFAHKNFNRAEYKIPFFIYIFNRIIGKFISFGVVAFCIGLFSPYALLPVSLTWYWFIYGYIVWEFAHFIYHFLAHKVRLFWCLHSSHHAPEQMNLSVTYAHFFLEGPYADFIRTSICILAGVPPVMLFAIMFVDGTWGGFIHVGENFMKNARFGFLGKFILTPSHHRVHHARNPLYMDTNFCNLLNIWDRVFKTYQPEQDHIAIQYGITRSINAGNFFDVYFGEFYYLAKDVARAPGIKNKFLYLIMPPGWNHTGNHMLAKDLRQQYLKTHAGKPSMDSPPDGDRRKSA; this is encoded by the coding sequence TTGGAAATACTGGAAACACTACGGAACGAGCTCACCGGCTTCTTTTCCATAGACGGACTCGTCGAGATCATTCGCTCCGGCGACTACCATTCGCTGCGCACCTGGAAGGGAATTCAAACCGCTCTTTCGCCGCTCATTCCGTTCATCGTGATCATTGAGATCTTGCTGGCCTTTGCCCATAAGAATTTCAACCGGGCAGAGTATAAGATCCCATTCTTTATTTACATATTCAACCGCATTATTGGGAAGTTTATTTCGTTTGGTGTCGTCGCCTTTTGTATCGGTTTGTTCTCGCCCTATGCGTTGCTGCCGGTTTCCCTTACCTGGTACTGGTTCATCTATGGTTACATCGTCTGGGAGTTTGCACACTTCATCTATCACTTTCTTGCCCATAAGGTGAGGTTGTTCTGGTGCCTGCATTCGTCCCACCACGCCCCGGAACAAATGAACCTGTCGGTTACGTATGCTCACTTTTTCCTGGAAGGCCCGTACGCCGACTTTATCCGGACCTCCATTTGTATCCTGGCGGGCGTCCCCCCGGTCATGCTGTTTGCCATCATGTTCGTTGACGGCACATGGGGTGGATTTATTCATGTCGGTGAGAACTTCATGAAGAACGCGCGTTTTGGTTTCCTGGGTAAATTCATCCTCACCCCCTCCCACCACCGCGTACACCACGCACGCAACCCGCTGTACATGGACACCAACTTCTGCAACCTGCTGAACATCTGGGACCGGGTCTTCAAGACCTATCAGCCCGAACAGGATCACATCGCGATCCAGTATGGTATCACGCGGAGTATCAATGCGGGGAATTTTTTCGATGTATACTTTGGCGAATTTTACTATCTGGCGAAAGACGTCGCCCGGGCTCCCGGGATAAAGAATAAATTCCTATACCTGATCATGCCACCGGGTTGGAATCACACGGGCAATCATATGCTGGCGAAAGACCTCCGGCAGCAATATTTGAAGACGCATGCGGGAAAGCCGTCGATGGATTCACCGCCTGACGGCGACCGGCGCAAAAGCGCATAG
- a CDS encoding ABC transporter ATP-binding protein, translating to MEEPWIIETRRLSYTFAKASEQTLFDINLQVPRGSVYCFVGPNGAGKTTTLRLLLGLLRSQAGSIRIFGRDFFADRRKILSQIGSFIEQPSLYEHLTGRQNLEVYRLTYGRERSRIEEVLKITDILDAGNKLVRAYSLGMKQRLSIALALLNDPEVLILDEPTNGLDPQGIVDMRVLIQELSGTYGKTILLSSHLLSEVEKVATHFGVLRGGKLQFQGTKSELMIRRSQNTVLRLETADVQKAMSALQERFETICLDETFVLVKHIAREQVPELTRHLVASGVGIYNIGLVHENFEETFFHLTT from the coding sequence ATGGAAGAACCATGGATCATTGAGACACGCAGACTGAGCTACACCTTCGCCAAGGCGTCAGAACAAACATTATTTGACATCAACCTACAAGTACCGCGCGGTAGTGTGTATTGTTTCGTCGGGCCGAATGGCGCGGGTAAGACCACGACACTGCGGTTATTGCTTGGTTTGCTCCGCAGCCAGGCAGGAAGCATCCGGATTTTTGGCAGAGACTTCTTTGCCGATCGAAGAAAGATACTCTCGCAGATCGGGTCCTTTATCGAACAGCCTTCGTTGTATGAGCATCTTACCGGACGGCAGAACCTTGAAGTATACCGGCTGACCTATGGTCGGGAGCGTTCGCGCATCGAAGAGGTGCTGAAGATCACAGATATTCTCGATGCCGGCAACAAGTTGGTGCGGGCGTATTCGCTGGGCATGAAGCAACGGTTATCGATCGCGCTTGCACTGCTGAACGATCCGGAGGTATTGATCCTGGACGAGCCTACAAACGGTCTTGATCCACAGGGTATTGTTGACATGCGCGTCCTGATCCAGGAGCTGAGCGGAACCTATGGAAAAACGATCCTGCTGTCAAGCCACTTGCTGAGCGAAGTCGAAAAAGTGGCTACGCATTTCGGAGTATTAAGGGGTGGCAAGCTTCAGTTTCAGGGTACAAAAAGCGAATTGATGATCCGGCGGTCCCAGAACACGGTGTTGCGTCTGGAAACAGCAGATGTACAGAAGGCGATGTCCGCATTGCAAGAGCGTTTTGAGACAATATGCCTGGATGAGACATTCGTTCTTGTGAAGCATATCGCCAGGGAACAAGTCCCTGAGTTGACCAGACATCTCGTCGCGTCTGGTGTAGGCATTTACAACATCGGCCTCGTTCACGAAAATTTCGAAGAAACCTTCTTTCATCTCACCACATGA
- the greB gene encoding transcription elongation factor GreB yields MKTPLITPEGLEKLKAELDHLWRVERPDTTQKVSWAASLGDRSENADYHYNKKRLREIDRRVLYLRKCIDDLKVVNYSPFQEGKVMFGAWVEVENDRGGKKRFRIVGYDEIFDTKDYISIDSPMAHALMKKEVGDEVVVKTGAGEFVWRITKIEYQK; encoded by the coding sequence ATGAAAACGCCCTTAATTACTCCAGAAGGTTTAGAAAAACTAAAAGCAGAGTTGGATCATTTGTGGCGCGTTGAACGGCCCGACACCACGCAAAAGGTATCCTGGGCCGCAAGCCTTGGAGATCGTTCTGAAAATGCGGATTATCATTACAACAAAAAGCGCCTGCGCGAAATTGACCGGCGCGTGCTCTATCTACGCAAATGTATCGACGATTTGAAGGTCGTGAACTATTCACCGTTCCAGGAAGGCAAGGTCATGTTTGGTGCTTGGGTAGAAGTTGAAAATGACCGAGGCGGAAAGAAACGCTTCCGTATAGTCGGCTATGATGAGATCTTTGATACCAAAGATTACATCTCCATAGACTCACCGATGGCACACGCGCTGATGAAAAAAGAAGTGGGCGATGAAGTCGTAGTGAAAACCGGTGCGGGCGAGTTTGTCTGGCGTATTACAAAAATTGAGTACCAGAAATAA
- a CDS encoding DapH/DapD/GlmU-related protein: MSNNPDIFERMLAGGIIRNDEMGDAWEVVFRAQKLSPALNASTTIDEMRARLSELINTPIDQSTTVFVPFYTNFGKHIKLGKGIFINHACTFLDLGGITIEDDVLIGPKVNLITENHPVDPSKRKYLDLKSILIKRNAWIGAGATILPGVTVGENAIVAAGAVVNKDVPDNSIVGGIPAKFMKAIE, from the coding sequence ATGTCGAACAACCCAGATATTTTTGAGAGAATGCTTGCCGGGGGCATCATCCGGAATGATGAAATGGGCGACGCTTGGGAAGTTGTTTTTCGCGCGCAGAAATTGTCACCAGCACTTAACGCTTCCACAACCATTGACGAAATGCGCGCCAGGTTGAGTGAGCTCATCAACACCCCAATCGACCAGAGTACAACGGTCTTTGTACCGTTCTACACAAACTTTGGAAAACATATCAAGCTTGGCAAAGGGATTTTTATCAATCATGCCTGCACATTTCTCGATCTCGGTGGAATAACCATTGAAGATGATGTGCTGATCGGACCGAAAGTTAATCTGATCACCGAGAATCATCCGGTTGATCCTTCGAAAAGAAAATACCTTGATTTGAAGTCAATCTTGATCAAACGAAATGCGTGGATAGGGGCGGGTGCGACAATACTGCCTGGCGTTACTGTTGGAGAAAACGCTATCGTTGCGGCCGGAGCGGTAGTAAATAAAGATGTCCCTGATAACAGCATCGTCGGAGGAATCCCCGCCAAATTCATGAAGGCCATTGAATAA